The segment TGGATTACTTTTGGATACCGCGACTATTGGTTGACCGCGGCAAAGCGCTGCCTCTTCCCGATGTGGTGGTCCAGCCTGGAACGGTTGGGGAAGTATCGGAAGTCGTCAAACTAGCTAACGTCTACCGAATACCCGTTGTTCCCTATGGGGGCGGGTCAGGCTCTCAGGGCGGGATTATGCCCGTCTACGGCGGCATTACCCTCGACCTGAAACGCCTCAATCGCATCATCGAAATCAATGAGATGTCGCAAACGGTTACGGCCCAGGCAGGCATCAACGGCTATGAGTTGGAACAGGCGCTAAATCAAGCCGGATACACCCTGCCCCATTATCAGGCATCGGTACACTCTGCCACGTTGGGCGGGTATTTGGCCTGCCGCGGGTCAGGGGTGCTATCAACCAAGTACGGCAAGGCCGAAGACATGGTACTTTCGGTGCAGGTGGTGTTGCCAAATGGCGACATTATCCGCACCTTGCCGGTACCGAACCACGCTGCCGGACCGGGTATTTTGCAGGTGTTTGTGGGCGCGGAAGGCTCATATGGAATCATCACCGAAGCCACAATGCAGCTTGAGCGGATTCCAGAAGAGCGCTGTTTTCAAGCCTTTCTTTTCCCAGATTTGCATAGCGGTCTTGAAGCCGGGCGCAAGATTATGCTCAACCGCCTGGAACCGATTGTCATCCGCCTGTACGACGAACCCAGCACGCGCACCCGAATCAAGAAGGTGCTTGGGTTGGATGCAGAAGGGGCGTATATGGTGATGGGCTTTGACGGCTGGCCCGAAATTGTTGAAGCGCAGGAGAAACGCGCTACCGACATCTGCCTGGCCCATAACGCCGAAATCCTGGGGCGTGAGTCAGGCGAGAACTGGTGGCAGCACCGCTACGATTTCTACTTCCCGCCCAAGGTGCTCGACTTACCCTGGCTGTTCGGCACAATGGATACGCTCTGCACCTACGATAAGATCGAAAACCTGTACTGGACCAAAAAACGTGCTATCGAAGCGCAATATGCTGATTGGAATGTCAGATACATCGCCCACTTCTCGCACTGGTACGCCTGGGGCGTCATGGTCTACGATCGCTTCATCATCGAAGAGCCGCCGGAAGATGCCGGCGAAGCCCTGCGGCTGCATAACAAAATTTGGGATTTGGCTGTTCAGAAATCTCTGGAGGGTGGTGCAATCATCAACGAACACCATGGAGTTGGGCTGAAACTGGCCCGGCATATGCGAGCCCAATACGGCCCGGCGTTTCAGGTTTTGGAGGCGATAAAATATGGCCTCGACGCGCATAATGTGCTGAATCCGGGGAAGATGGGCTTTGGCCCTGTGAATCCTTAGCACCCAGCGATCCGTCCGTCCGAAAGAGTGATGATTCGGTTGGCATACTCATCCACCAACGGATCGTGCGACGCCAACAGGATCGTCATCTGTCTTCTCTTCAACGATTGAGCTGAATAGCGAGAGTATCTCCCGCGTCGTTTCACTGTGATGTCCGGGTCATGGCTGACGATGAGGGCGGCGTGAGCATGATGAGGGTCACGCCTGCGACCAGACCGACCAGGGTAGCCAGTGTCAGTCCCTTTTGGGACCTCCCGCCGGTAGCGCCGTGTGATCGAATGATAACAGGTATTTGCTGCGGAAGCAAAGGCCTTGGTTTCACAGTGACATAGCTACTCCAGCGTGTCGCTATTGGCTTCAGTGAATCTTGACTGTTTTTTACTCAACGTCATGGGTTTGGTCGACTGCGGTGACAGAGGATGTAATTCAAGGGCAAAGATCATGGGCTGGGGTTCGATTACATAGGGAGACAGTACGCCGGCTGCATGGGTGCAACTGGCATTGCCAAGACCAGACTGCCGGAAGTCCAGGTTCAGCGTGATATCATGCCGGGGCTTGAGCTCATAGGTATGGGCTGCCCTGGCCAGATCACCCGTGCTGAAACGATGGGCACTCACATTCAGCAACGCCTGGTTGTCGTCGCCACGCGCAACTGCCAACAGACCCCAGCCATCGTCGTCGCTGAGTGCTGCCCAACGCACATCGGTCTTGTTGCCGTTGTCCTGGGGGACAATGTAAGGCACATACTGCTCGTCAACCGTGCCACTGAAAACCCCGACTCGCGCGCCGTTCTTGCGATCATCATAGGATTCGTGAGGCCCGCGCCCGTACCAGGTGAAGCGGTCATATGATTCCGGCAAGCGCATCTGCAAACCGACCTTGGGCAAGGGCGGAAGCCCTTCATCGGGCAAGATATGAACTTCGATCAACACATGTTCGTTGCCGGAAATGGCGTAAGTGTACTCACACTCAAAACCATCGGCGCGGTCGGGCGCACAGAGTCGCGCCTGGACACGGATAGTTGCGATGCCGTCGCCGGCCTCCTGCAGGCTCACCGCCTGCACATGCTGCCGGAGCCGGTCGAGGCCTGCTTCTCGCCAGAGATCGGCCATGCGAATGTGCATGCCTTCGTCGTTATCGGTGGGGGCGCGCCAGAAGTTCAGCAGAGGCCCGCTGAGCAGCAATTCCCGATCCTGGAAGCGATACGAGGTAATGACTCCCGCATTCTTGTCGAAGACGAGAGAGAAATCGGGGCTTTGCACTGCTATCTTCGCAGGCGTTTCCGCCGTTTCCAGGCTGAGCATTCTCCCGGCTGGCAGAACTTCCACCTCTTGAACATCAAACGGCATCTTGAATTGTGTCCAGGCTACCTCGTGCCCCCGTTCTGCCCACAATGTGTCCTCGAGCAGCGAACAGCTCAGGGTAAGCCAGTATTCTACCCCTGGCTCCGGCGTTGGCTGGGCAATGGGAATGGTCACGCGTTCGCGCTCCCCCGGTGCTGTGTGCAGGGGGGACAGTGTACCTGCTTGCAGAACACGATCATCGGCTGCGAGCGTCCAGTCGATATGCAGCTCGCTCAAATCGCTGAAGTTGTAGCCGTTGACAATGTAGACCTGCCCTGAAAGCAAGTCCACCGGCTCGATCCTGACCGGTTGCTGGATTTTTTTGCATTCCCACATGGTTGGGTGGACCTGCCGATCTGGAAAGATCAGGCCATTGATGCAGAACTTGCCGTCGTGACGTTTTTCTCCAAAGTCACCACCATAGGCGAACCATTCTTCGCCCTGTTCCGTGACCTGTCGCAGTCCCTGGTCCACCCAATCCCAGATGAAGCCGCCCAACAAGCGCCGCTGCGTCTCGATGGCATTCCAGTACTCCTGGAAATTTCCGGTGGCGTTGCCCATGGCGTGGGCGTATTCGCACATTATCACTGGACGGGTTTCATGCGGATCCTGAGCGTAGCTGGTGATTTCCTCCACGCTGGGATACATGGTGCTCAACATATCTACACTGGGTGCATTGCCTGCAGGATGATAGTGAATGGGGCGGGTGGGGTCCACGTCCCGGATCCAACCGGAAAGGGCGGCGTGGTTCGGCCCGTAGCCCGATTCATTGCCCAAGGACCATGTGATCACGCAGGGGTGATTTTTGTCGCGCTCCACCATACGCATGCCCCGTTCCATGAAGGCGCCAAGCCATGCCGGATCCCTGGCCAACCTATCCCACACGGCATGGGATTCGATATTGGCTTCGTCGAAGACGTACAAGCCGAATTGGTCGCACAAATCGTACCAGCGTGAATCGTTGGGATAATGGGCGGTGCGGACGGCGTTGAAGTTGAACTGTTTCATCAGCCGGATATCCTCGATCATGGAGTCCAGCGTTACCGCCTTGCCCCGGTCCGGATCGTGCTCGTGCCGGTTGACACCCTTGAGAAGTAGGGGGACGCCGTTGATCAGCATTTGGCCGTCGCTTATCTCGACTTGCCGGAATCCCACCTTGCAGCTCTCGATCTCCAGGATCTTCCCGGCCTGATCCTCCAGGGTGAGCAACAGGGTGTACAGGTATGGCCGCTCCGCTGACCACTTCTGAGGATTGATGACTGGTGCTTCCAATTCCAGGGTGATTTCAGTATCACCCGGAATGTCCAGAATGTCGACGGGACTGGAAGCATATACCACCGACCAATCCCCCGCAAAGGATGTCTGCAACCAGCGGGAGGGTTGTTCGCCAAACACCGGCTGGTTCTCTGCATCGAAGAGCGCCACCTTCAGCCGATAGCCCTCGATGCGTTTGGCGTCGGCGTTGCGAAGTACAGCTCCCACCTTCAGCGTCGCATCGCGGTAGTGCTCGTCCAACCCAGTTCGAACGCAGAAGTCCCGCAGATGCAGGTTGGGTTTGGCCAGCAGATGTACATCCCGGTAGATACCGCTGAGCCACCAATGATCCTGATCTTCCAGGTAGCTGCCATCGGACCAGCGGTAGACCTGAACCGCCAGGGCGTTTTCGCCAGGATGCAAGGTGGCGGTAATATCGAACTCGGCGGGCAGGCGGCTGCCCTGGCTATAGCCGATCTTCACGCCGTTGATCCAGAGAAAAAAGGCCGAATCGACGCCTTCGAAGACAACGAAGATGCGGCGCTCGTCCCAACTGTCCGGGAGAGAAAATGTGGTGACATAGGACCCGACCGGGTTGTCATCCTCCGGCACGCGCGGCAGGTTTTCGGCGTCGAAGGGATATTGGACATTGGTGTAGATGGGGATGCCGTAACCCTGAAGTTGCCAGTTGCCTGGCACCGAGATGGTCTCCCATGTGGCTGCATCGAAGTCGTCCCGGTAGAAGTCCTTTGGCGCAGCGGCAGGATTGGCAGCCCACTTGAATTTCCAGTTTCCGTTGAGCGACATAACGTGGGGAGAAGCCCCCGGATCACATTCCCGCGCGGTTTGCTCGTCGGCATAAGACACCATCGGGACGTGTCCTCGCTGCTTGTTGCATCCCACAATCTGCGGATTTTCCCAGTCGTTGATAGTCATGGATATTCTCTCCATAATTTGGTGGCAGCGACCGCTCTCTCTTGACATTAAGGGATCAGAAAACGAGGACCGAAAGAAGTGGCAGGTCGGGCATGCCGGCCAGCATAGCCATCCGGAAAATCGGCGGTGTCACCCTTCCCGCCAATACTGCTTAGTAGCGTCAAATACCGGCTGATAATCCCACTTGGGCAAACCCGTAATCTGCATGGCTTGCCGGATCACTTTGCGACGAGCCAAACTTGCGCGCACGCGCTGTTCAATGTTCGCCGGCTCAAACTTTTCCATCAGGAGAGCGTGCATGCTTGCTTTCAACCCAACATATTGCGGCTGCCCGGCCAGATTGTTCCACTCTTGCGGATCTTCTACCACATGGTAAAGTTGGGGGTCATAGCCGGTGACGTGGATGTACTTGTAATCGCCTTGCCTGACCATGAAACAGGTTGTGTTGACACCTTCGCAATGTAGTTCGGAGAAGGCGACACGGTCAGGCTCTTCGCTCTGCAGCAAGGACAGCGCGCTCCTTCCGTCGATGGGGGCGATCTCCTCGGCGGGGAATCCGATAAAATCGAGCAGGGTGGGCATCAGATCAACCAGCGAGACCGGCGAATGTACGCCGACGCCTTTGACGCCAAGGCTGGGATGGGACATGATCCAGGGAACCTGGGAGGAGTACTCATAGAAGGTGCGCTTTTGCACCATGCGCCGTTCGCCAAGCATATCGCCATGGTCGCTGATGAACACGACCAGGGTGTTCTCGTTGAGGCCGCAGTCCTCCAGCGTCTGTATTAACTCGCCTACCTTCTGATCGACATAGGTGATGAGCGCATAATAGGCTCGTCGCATGTTGTAAAGAGACTCTTTGTCTTCAAGATCAACCTGGTGCGTGCCATGGAAGGCGTTGAGCATCCGATCCATGGCATGCTCGCGCTCAGCCAGATCCTTGGGCCACGCCGGCAGGTCGATCTCTTTGCCCTCATACAGGTCCCAAAGTTCTTGTGTGGCGTGGAAAGGTTCGTGCGGGTGGCAATAGGAGACGCAAAGGAAGAAGGGGCGTTCGTCGCGGGGAGGCAGGGGTTTCTGCAAGGTGCCGGTGTACTGGCTGCGTTTGGAGCGAAGATATTCAAGCGCCCGGAAATGCACTTCTGCGTCGTAGTCGAGTTGCATGCTCCACTGGCGAACGCCAGCCGAAACGTAGTCGATGGCGATAGGTTGCTCGTGTAGGTCGGCATAGTCATCGAATGCCCCCGTCTCCGGTCGCTGGGGAAGCCAGGTTAAGTCGGCGGGGAAGACTTCGGTTGTCAGGCGTTTCTCAAAGCCATGAAGCTGGTCAGGGCCAACGAAATGCATCTTGCCGGAAAGCACCGTGTCGTAACCGGCAATGGAGAGATAGTGGCTGAGGGTAGGCACATCTGCCGCCAGCATGGAAGTGTTGTCGAAACAGTTGATATTGGAGGCATACTTGCCTGTGATTAACGACTGGCGGGTGGGTGAGCAGATGGGACAGGGCGAGTATGCGCTGTCGAATCTCACACCCTCGGCGGCCAATCGGTCCAGATTTGGGGTTTTGACGATGGGATGCCCATAGGTTCCCATCAGCCGAGCGACCATTTGATCGCAAACGATCATGAGAACATTTGTTGTTTCCATATTCATCCAATCCTTACCAGCAATCCTTACCAGCGATTTGATTCCCTGATGTGAATGATTTGAGCGTTCCAACGACCCGAGAGCTCCGAAGCCAGCTAGAGTACGGCAACCGCCACATTTTCCAGTTCCAGAATATGCATCCAGCGAGTTCGATCGGTTTGATATGAAGGATCAGCCATCATTTGCGTGCGAATAGGTCCGGGACTGAGAACGTTTATCTGTATCCCAGGCTCTTTCACCTCATCGGCCAATGCCTGACTAAAGGCACCAAGCCATGCCGGATCCTTGGCCAGCCTAACCCACACGGCATGGGAAATAGGCATGGCTACTCCGCTGACCACCGACCGATCATCCCTCCCGAGCCAGTCAAACTGTTCTGCTGTCAGCAAGGTATTGTGAGACAGCGTTTCCCAGTTCGGCAGGCTTAAATCCCCACGGTCCCAAATCCCCAGCATAAGCAACCCGCCCGTCGACTCCTACCAAATAAAGGCGTGCTGGTGCGGCCGCATAGGCGTTGTTCACCGCGTCATTCATGTCGTCGACAAGGGTGGGAATGCCGTAATGCAGGGCAGTCTCGCACTGTCCAGCTACCGCGCGGCGTTCTTCGATGGTTTTTGGGTCGTAGACATCCGTGGCGGCCCTGGAGCCGGATGCTTTCAGAAATAGGCCTGGCAATCCCTTTCCCAGCCACCAGCCATCGATCGGATGTGCCTCGCGAATATAGATGACCATGAACTGAACCTGATCGTGATAGACCTCGTACAGGTCATGAAGACTCACGGTCCCCTTGACGAAGGGCGGTCAGGTGAAGCTGCCAAAGACTAACACGACCGGCTTGTTACCCCGAAAATCGGATAGACGCACTGGGTTCTCGCCATCGACATCTCGCAACAAAAAGTCGGCAGCCGCGTCACCTGCCTTGGGGGCTTGTGCGTCGAGGTCTTTCATCTGCGCCAGCGCGTTGCGGCGGGTCTGGAGAAAATCAAACATTAAACATTAATGAACTCGCCCTTGAGCCTGGCGACTTTCACGTACTGGCCGTTCAGCTTACCCATGATCTTTGGCGATCACTGATCGGAAAACAGGGCAAACTTTTCTTCCAGGTTGACTTTTTCCATGGACCAGTTTTGTCCTCGAATGCTTCCGAAGATGGGGTTCACAGATGCCTCCGCTGAGTTGTCCATGAGGCAATCAACAAGGCCAAATTCGCCGTCGAAAAGTCAGGTTTCGTTCGAAAAGATTATACCTTCTGGCGCAAGGACCCGCAAGCGAAGCTGGATGAGTAGACCCGGCTCTGTCGAAAAGGACGGCGCCAATCGAAACATGGGATCAAGTGCGGAACAATATGATCTGCATCATTTGCCGAAACTGGATTTCGGTGGATAATACGAAGTGAGCATGCAAGGGTGCA is part of the Chloroflexota bacterium genome and harbors:
- a CDS encoding FAD-binding oxidoreductase, translated to MTIQEHFWDQIITELEAIVGHDFVATDEADRIGYSVDYFWIPRLLVDRGKALPLPDVVVQPGTVGEVSEVVKLANVYRIPVVPYGGGSGSQGGIMPVYGGITLDLKRLNRIIEINEMSQTVTAQAGINGYELEQALNQAGYTLPHYQASVHSATLGGYLACRGSGVLSTKYGKAEDMVLSVQVVLPNGDIIRTLPVPNHAAGPGILQVFVGAEGSYGIITEATMQLERIPEERCFQAFLFPDLHSGLEAGRKIMLNRLEPIVIRLYDEPSTRTRIKKVLGLDAEGAYMVMGFDGWPEIVEAQEKRATDICLAHNAEILGRESGENWWQHRYDFYFPPKVLDLPWLFGTMDTLCTYDKIENLYWTKKRAIEAQYADWNVRYIAHFSHWYAWGVMVYDRFIIEEPPEDAGEALRLHNKIWDLAVQKSLEGGAIINEHHGVGLKLARHMRAQYGPAFQVLEAIKYGLDAHNVLNPGKMGFGPVNP
- a CDS encoding glycoside hydrolase family 2 TIM barrel-domain containing protein; this encodes MTINDWENPQIVGCNKQRGHVPMVSYADEQTARECDPGASPHVMSLNGNWKFKWAANPAAAPKDFYRDDFDAATWETISVPGNWQLQGYGIPIYTNVQYPFDAENLPRVPEDDNPVGSYVTTFSLPDSWDERRIFVVFEGVDSAFFLWINGVKIGYSQGSRLPAEFDITATLHPGENALAVQVYRWSDGSYLEDQDHWWLSGIYRDVHLLAKPNLHLRDFCVRTGLDEHYRDATLKVGAVLRNADAKRIEGYRLKVALFDAENQPVFGEQPSRWLQTSFAGDWSVVYASSPVDILDIPGDTEITLELEAPVINPQKWSAERPYLYTLLLTLEDQAGKILEIESCKVGFRQVEISDGQMLINGVPLLLKGVNRHEHDPDRGKAVTLDSMIEDIRLMKQFNFNAVRTAHYPNDSRWYDLCDQFGLYVFDEANIESHAVWDRLARDPAWLGAFMERGMRMVERDKNHPCVITWSLGNESGYGPNHAALSGWIRDVDPTRPIHYHPAGNAPSVDMLSTMYPSVEEITSYAQDPHETRPVIMCEYAHAMGNATGNFQEYWNAIETQRRLLGGFIWDWVDQGLRQVTEQGEEWFAYGGDFGEKRHDGKFCINGLIFPDRQVHPTMWECKKIQQPVRIEPVDLLSGQVYIVNGYNFSDLSELHIDWTLAADDRVLQAGTLSPLHTAPGERERVTIPIAQPTPEPGVEYWLTLSCSLLEDTLWAERGHEVAWTQFKMPFDVQEVEVLPAGRMLSLETAETPAKIAVQSPDFSLVFDKNAGVITSYRFQDRELLLSGPLLNFWRAPTDNDEGMHIRMADLWREAGLDRLRQHVQAVSLQEAGDGIATIRVQARLCAPDRADGFECEYTYAISGNEHVLIEVHILPDEGLPPLPKVGLQMRLPESYDRFTWYGRGPHESYDDRKNGARVGVFSGTVDEQYVPYIVPQDNGNKTDVRWAALSDDDGWGLLAVARGDDNQALLNVSAHRFSTGDLARAAHTYELKPRHDITLNLDFRQSGLGNASCTHAAGVLSPYVIEPQPMIFALELHPLSPQSTKPMTLSKKQSRFTEANSDTLE
- the betC gene encoding choline-sulfatase, with the protein product METTNVLMIVCDQMVARLMGTYGHPIVKTPNLDRLAAEGVRFDSAYSPCPICSPTRQSLITGKYASNINCFDNTSMLAADVPTLSHYLSIAGYDTVLSGKMHFVGPDQLHGFEKRLTTEVFPADLTWLPQRPETGAFDDYADLHEQPIAIDYVSAGVRQWSMQLDYDAEVHFRALEYLRSKRSQYTGTLQKPLPPRDERPFFLCVSYCHPHEPFHATQELWDLYEGKEIDLPAWPKDLAEREHAMDRMLNAFHGTHQVDLEDKESLYNMRRAYYALITYVDQKVGELIQTLEDCGLNENTLVVFISDHGDMLGERRMVQKRTFYEYSSQVPWIMSHPSLGVKGVGVHSPVSLVDLMPTLLDFIGFPAEEIAPIDGRSALSLLQSEEPDRVAFSELHCEGVNTTCFMVRQGDYKYIHVTGYDPQLYHVVEDPQEWNNLAGQPQYVGLKASMHALLMEKFEPANIEQRVRASLARRKVIRQAMQITGLPKWDYQPVFDATKQYWREG
- a CDS encoding deiodinase-like protein, which encodes MFDFLQTRRNALAQMKDLDAQAPKAGDAAADFLLRDVDGENPVRLSDFRGNKPVVLVFGSFTUPPFVKGTVSLHDLYEVYHDQVQFMVIYIREAHPIDGWWLGKGLPGLFLKASGSRAATDVYDPKTIEERRAVAGQCETALHYGIPTLVDDMNDAVNNAYAAAPARLYLVGVDGRVAYAGDLGPWGFKPAELGNAVSQYLADSRTV